The following proteins are encoded in a genomic region of Leptospira ryugenii:
- a CDS encoding MFS transporter, whose amino-acid sequence MNAIKDNKKTLLRYVGLEELASHGPRGILAFWTILGMAFFLFGDQNLIAPNMKNIANSFGIIDQKEIDWKMGGLIPILFFILGGTVSLSMGYLSQTISRKSLLLVTVLLGEIPCFLTAYSSTYNEFLLLRTLCGFGLGGIFPILFSLIGDYFSSQSRAVATGFVSLAMGLGIGVGQLMGGILGEGDPINGWRQSFIYMSVPSFFFALIYLLFCREPKRGGAEDIQSPDELSHRISLKDFKILFQNKTNLGIFLQGLPGCIPWGVFFVYLVDYYENVYGFGKAEASGLVTFAAIGVFIGTFFGGVLGQWLYNKNKKWQPILCMVTTFIGVLPAIYLLYAQGLIEYKAIFLVLNVFTGVLISITGANVRAVLLNVNVPKSRSAIFSIYNLTDDLGKGLGPAISAIILGSTTDRGFALSISILFWIPCALAWIIIIRNYENDEAKMRKQWELEVKGA is encoded by the coding sequence ATGAATGCCATTAAAGATAATAAAAAAACTCTACTAAGATATGTAGGTTTAGAGGAACTTGCTTCCCACGGCCCGCGAGGGATTCTTGCCTTTTGGACCATTTTGGGTATGGCTTTCTTTTTGTTTGGTGATCAAAACCTGATCGCACCTAACATGAAAAATATAGCTAATTCATTTGGGATTATTGACCAAAAAGAGATCGATTGGAAGATGGGTGGGCTCATACCAATTTTGTTTTTTATCTTGGGAGGAACAGTCTCACTCTCGATGGGTTACCTTTCTCAAACCATCTCCAGAAAATCGTTATTATTGGTAACCGTACTACTAGGCGAGATCCCTTGTTTTCTCACAGCTTACAGTTCCACTTATAATGAGTTTCTATTATTACGAACCCTTTGTGGCTTCGGACTTGGAGGTATTTTCCCTATTTTGTTTAGTTTGATTGGGGATTACTTTAGCTCCCAATCTAGAGCTGTAGCTACTGGCTTTGTGTCGCTTGCTATGGGTTTAGGAATTGGTGTGGGGCAATTGATGGGAGGGATTTTAGGAGAAGGTGACCCAATCAACGGATGGCGTCAGTCGTTTATCTACATGTCCGTGCCTTCCTTTTTCTTTGCTTTAATTTATCTTTTGTTTTGTAGGGAGCCAAAACGTGGAGGAGCAGAAGATATCCAATCTCCTGATGAACTCTCTCATAGAATTTCTTTAAAAGACTTCAAGATCCTTTTTCAAAACAAAACCAATTTAGGGATTTTTTTGCAAGGTTTACCTGGTTGTATACCTTGGGGTGTATTCTTTGTCTATTTAGTTGATTACTATGAAAACGTTTATGGATTTGGAAAGGCTGAAGCATCTGGTTTGGTGACTTTTGCTGCCATCGGTGTATTCATAGGAACATTTTTTGGGGGTGTGCTTGGGCAATGGTTATACAATAAAAATAAAAAATGGCAACCTATCCTGTGTATGGTGACAACATTTATTGGAGTTTTGCCAGCTATTTATCTTTTGTATGCGCAAGGACTTATCGAATATAAAGCAATCTTCTTGGTCTTAAATGTATTCACTGGGGTATTAATTTCGATTACCGGAGCCAATGTAAGGGCAGTGCTGTTGAATGTGAATGTTCCTAAGTCGAGAAGTGCAATCTTTTCGATCTATAATTTAACAGACGATCTAGGCAAAGGCTTGGGACCTGCCATCTCTGCAATCATCTTAGGTTCTACAACAGATAGAGGATTCGCTCTATCTATTTCAATCCTCTTTTGGATTCCATGTGCCTTGGCCTGGATCATTATTATACGCAATTATGAAAATGATGAAGCAAAGATGAGAAAGCAGTGGGAGCTTGAAGTAAAAGGAGCTTAA
- the mtnC gene encoding acireductone synthase, with protein MMPNFLLDIEGTTTPISFVHQILFPYSRDRMAEFLANQTLDVLEFTQIKQEFEKDVFLADPEFLKAFPNTISITRNDLPAYLCYLIDRDRKFGPLKRIQGEIWKKGYEAGEIKSQLFEDVPEFLKKAKESKISCYVYSSGSVEAQKLIYQYSTFGDLREYFQGYFDTAMGGKRERQSYQNIAHQIEADPETFIFFTDIVEEAEAASLAGMRAVVLDRPGNTVQKAHSFTVKKDLKTIDDLNF; from the coding sequence ATGATGCCGAACTTTTTGTTAGACATCGAAGGGACGACCACTCCAATTTCGTTTGTTCACCAAATATTGTTTCCATACTCCAGAGACAGGATGGCAGAGTTTCTCGCAAACCAGACATTAGATGTCTTGGAGTTTACACAAATCAAACAAGAATTTGAGAAAGATGTATTTCTTGCTGATCCCGAATTCTTAAAGGCTTTTCCAAACACAATTTCGATTACCAGAAACGATTTGCCAGCTTATCTTTGTTATCTGATTGACCGGGATAGAAAATTTGGTCCTTTGAAGCGCATACAAGGTGAAATTTGGAAAAAAGGCTACGAGGCGGGTGAGATCAAAAGTCAATTATTCGAAGACGTACCAGAGTTTTTAAAAAAAGCAAAAGAATCTAAAATCTCTTGCTATGTATATTCCTCTGGTAGCGTGGAGGCACAAAAATTAATTTATCAATATTCTACGTTTGGAGACCTTCGTGAATACTTTCAAGGTTACTTTGATACTGCCATGGGTGGAAAACGAGAAAGGCAAAGTTATCAAAATATAGCCCACCAGATTGAAGCAGATCCAGAAACATTCATTTTCTTTACTGATATTGTTGAAGAAGCGGAGGCTGCAAGTCTTGCTGGAATGCGAGCGGTGGTGTTAGATCGCCCTGGAAACACAGTCCAAAAGGCGCATTCTTTTACAGTCAAAAAAGATTTGAAGACGATCGATGATCTGAACTTTTAA
- a CDS encoding 7TM-DISM domain-containing protein, translated as MKALSSKNIFLLLFISLTFVFSCTRTIDQKSVVVNLEGEDWGVLFDPSSEILNNEFNFNSLELTSVPGNLRNLNRSYRGPIWLRKSFEVTKEQHDTSLAVQLGRTYQNDEVFINGVLVGKNNSPFGQNPKEYSFGRPRIYPIPHNLILEGENVLVIKIDSDLSTSAGVISGPVRILTYQEAIEGLNYQSLVELIFVGFYLFIALFFFINFFKMRDKKEYKSFAILALIFSAFELSRNEARFFIGDYFTAFKLIEYGFLLVLPYAFIKFIQDFFEIKIFRLQLIYLGLQFLFILVFAIIPRPVFWYNFIGYWDIHLFLIVSYAIYLTIKKLKEEKRGAWIHLIALAYLFYAIVKEVAIERGYLNALSSLETSFLFYLLSMTLALRFQFLIMKRKLLSRFDRLKEADSLREKIFFYMDAMISQPLTIMKEKLQQFREVSEKSKEKAIIKELKNVHSSIDTIMDDIIELSRLEVMKEVPFKDQVNFVSFIHDVIPDEKITYSIKVHPETEIYNSLDLVNSIVIRLVDFPPFGEFSHNDLIITQDLKGNVHFRFLLFHSNPKVTYRLYNDLIANYETLTPNKVKWAIILEIVRLLDAKIDFKIIKKKYLKIDLGISAIAPLMQNKEINLNPSIPTSRLEPVKGKSNKEDWRVTIKRIYDKMKTIEIKFPKKKK; from the coding sequence ATGAAAGCCTTATCTTCAAAGAATATTTTTCTTCTTCTGTTTATTTCACTTACATTTGTTTTCTCTTGTACTCGGACAATAGACCAAAAATCTGTCGTAGTCAATTTAGAAGGTGAAGATTGGGGTGTACTCTTTGACCCATCTTCCGAAATCTTAAACAATGAGTTTAACTTTAACTCTTTAGAACTAACATCTGTTCCGGGAAACTTACGTAATCTAAATCGATCCTATCGTGGGCCTATTTGGCTAAGAAAATCTTTTGAAGTAACCAAAGAGCAACATGATACTTCTTTGGCAGTTCAACTGGGTAGAACCTACCAAAATGATGAAGTTTTTATTAATGGTGTTCTCGTTGGGAAAAACAATTCTCCTTTCGGGCAAAATCCAAAGGAATATTCTTTCGGTCGGCCGCGTATCTACCCTATCCCTCATAACCTTATTTTGGAGGGAGAAAATGTTCTCGTTATCAAAATTGATTCGGATTTAAGCACGTCTGCAGGAGTCATTTCAGGTCCTGTTAGAATTTTGACTTACCAAGAGGCAATTGAAGGACTCAACTATCAGTCCTTAGTCGAACTTATTTTTGTAGGATTTTATTTATTTATCGCTCTCTTCTTTTTTATCAATTTTTTCAAAATGAGAGACAAAAAAGAGTACAAGAGTTTTGCAATCCTTGCTCTCATTTTTTCTGCCTTCGAATTGTCCAGAAATGAGGCGCGCTTTTTCATAGGGGATTATTTTACTGCTTTTAAACTCATTGAATATGGATTTCTCTTAGTACTGCCCTATGCTTTTATAAAATTCATTCAAGATTTTTTTGAAATCAAGATTTTCCGTCTGCAATTAATTTACCTGGGTTTACAGTTCCTTTTTATCTTAGTATTCGCAATTATTCCGAGGCCAGTTTTTTGGTACAACTTCATCGGTTACTGGGACATTCATTTATTCCTGATTGTATCTTATGCGATCTATCTTACCATTAAAAAACTCAAAGAAGAGAAACGTGGGGCATGGATCCACCTAATTGCTCTCGCCTATTTGTTTTACGCTATTGTAAAAGAAGTTGCCATCGAACGAGGTTACTTAAACGCACTTTCTTCGCTTGAAACGAGTTTCTTGTTTTATCTTTTATCCATGACTTTGGCACTGAGATTTCAGTTCCTGATCATGAAACGAAAGTTACTTTCACGATTTGATCGATTGAAAGAAGCAGACTCACTCAGGGAAAAAATATTTTTCTATATGGATGCGATGATCAGCCAGCCACTTACGATTATGAAAGAGAAACTTCAGCAGTTCAGAGAAGTCTCCGAAAAATCCAAAGAAAAGGCTATCATTAAAGAATTAAAAAATGTTCATTCATCCATCGATACCATTATGGATGATATCATAGAACTTTCTAGATTGGAAGTGATGAAAGAAGTTCCGTTTAAAGACCAAGTAAACTTTGTTAGCTTTATTCATGACGTTATCCCCGACGAAAAAATTACATACTCTATCAAGGTTCACCCTGAGACAGAAATTTATAACAGTCTTGATTTGGTGAATTCAATCGTGATTCGTCTGGTGGATTTTCCTCCATTTGGAGAATTTTCACATAATGATTTGATCATAACTCAAGACCTAAAAGGAAATGTACACTTTCGGTTTTTGTTGTTTCACTCCAACCCCAAAGTCACCTATCGATTGTACAACGATTTAATAGCCAATTACGAAACACTTACCCCGAACAAAGTGAAATGGGCAATAATACTTGAGATCGTGAGATTATTAGATGCAAAAATCGATTTTAAAATTATCAAAAAGAAATACCTAAAGATTGATTTGGGCATCTCTGCCATAGCTCCCTTAATGCAAAACAAAGAAATCAATCTCAATCCATCGATTCCTACTAGCCGTCTTGAACCAGTGAAAGGAAAGTCAAACAAAGAAGACTGGAGAGTGACAATTAAAAGAATTTATGATAAAATGAAAACAATCGAAATCAAATTTCCCAAAAAGAAAAAATAA